The Calditrichota bacterium region CACATAGATGTTTTCATCCAGATCACATGCCAGCCCGGACGCATTATCATAATTGTCAAATCCGCCGTATTCAACCGACGCATATTCCAGTTTAATGTAGGCATACTGCCCGAAAAGCAGTGCACCTTTCACATTAACCTTAATTTGAACCGAATCCGATGGGACGTTGGGCGCCTTGACCGTGAGAGCTGTCTCGGATGCGGAAATAATCTCCGCCTTTTCCCCATTGAAAAAGACGTTATCTTCTTCAGGATTGGCAGAGAAATTCTTTCCGGTAATGGTGATCGTATCAATACCGGCCAGACCGAATTTGGGATTCACATCCGTAATGACCGGATCCGGTTTATACTTTGCATTTGGATCATAAATACTGCTGGGATAATTATTCTTGCAACTGCCAAAAATCACAGCCGCCAAAACAATTAGCAGTAACAGACTCAATGTTTTTGCAAGTGTTTTCATCTTTTTTCTCCTTTAAAGAATCAAATGGAACTAAAATAAAATCGTCTGTCCAAAGTATTCGTTTTTCTCTTTGATTGTACTACCGAATAATAACAAACTTTCTGAATGCTTCTTCCCCTTTTCGGTACAGAAGCTGATTGGTTTCCGGATCGCGGTAATCTTCCGTTACCAGAAAATGGGCAATATATACTCCACTAACAACCACCTGGCGCGAAGATGTGACAGAATTCCAAACTTCATCTCCGCTTCCGTCTTCATGCTGGATGGTTTGAATGAGATCCCCCCGCTCTGTGTAGATTTTAATGGTGCAATGCCCGGGAATATTCAAAAACATGATTTTATCCGGTTCACCGGGAAACTGCAAATCCCGCATCCGCACATTAAATGGATTCGGAACCACGCGGATATCTTTCAGACTATGCCCGGCTTGTCTGCGCAAATAAGCGGGTTGTGTCGTACGGGTATAAAACCGGTTGCTGTGCAATTCCCCCGTTGGATTCGCGGCACCGCTTGTATTGTTGCTCCCGTCATTATAGGCAACGATGTAGTAATAGTATGAAAAACCCCGCTGAGCCGTCAGATCATCAAATCGATACTCCCCCTTTTGAGCCGTGTGAATCAGACTATAGGTTGTGTCCGGTTTACCTACCGCCCGGTAAATTTTATATCCCATAAACCCCGGATCAGCTTCTGACGGACTGGCTTTCCATTTCAGGGTGATTCGGTCCCCGCCCGATTTGACTTCAAATAAGGGGGGCGGCAACGGGGGTTCGGGAATTTTATAATGAAGTCGATAATTTCGCAAAGCCCGGCCAAAGGTGAGCATAATGGAATCTTTTCCCGTGTAAATCCATTCATCCTTGTATTTGTCTTCATCCGTAGTCGTTTTGCCGTCGGGAAGGACAAACGGTCCATTATCAGATGGATCGTCATGGGCTTTTTTCCATCGGCGTCCGATCTTTTCGCACAATTGCCGATTAATGCCGTTAACCCCCTCTGCCTCGATAATTGTGATACTCTCACCGTGCGCCAAATCAAACGGGCCATAGGCAATCCATATATTCGTCCCGCCCGCATCATTATGAACCGTAAAGGGATCGGTAAGAGGAGTCTTCAGACGATCTTCATCAAACCGGTCTGTTCCGCCCAGTCCCTTGTAGGGGATTCCGCTTAACATACTGTATAACGACCGCAAACCGGCATAATTCGGGGAGTTGGGGCTTCCGATTCTCGGATAGGTATCACCCGCATGCCATCCCAAAACCGTGGGTTCATTCACATCGTCGCTTTTGTCTTTAGGGCTTTTATCCACATGAAGAATAGCAACACCCACATGTTGAGGCGACGTCAACCGGCCGTCTTTTTGCAGATAGGGACCGCCAATATTATCGTAGGTATTTTTGGAATTTTGTCCCGCCCAGCCAAATCCGCACCGAATCCAATCAACAATGGGATTGGCCTCCGTAATCGGATCGTTGGCATGCTGCGGATAGTCCTCGCCGCGCTTGGTTGGGAGGAAATGTTTTCCCCATAATTGCGAACCGCCACTGGCAAACCCGCCCTCGCGGCAGGCACTATACCGAACTCCCCAACTGATGCGCACCCCTTTCAGCGAATCGGTCAACTCAATATCATCGTCGTAATCGGTATTCCCTGTATTGGTGAATGTATATTCCTTGATAAAGTAATTATCATGATATTGTTGGCTGAAGACCAGGATCCGCCGGGTCATGGTCAACCCCATGCTGGTATTGACCACATTCGTAATGATACGGTCCGGGATTTGATCGGGATCGATTTCATCTACATCTCCGGCATAAGGAGCCGTAATGTTGTACCCATCCACAAAAACGGTTGGGGGTTCGAATTTAGCCGTTTCCTTCAGTTCGATAGGAAACAGAGATTCTCCCACATAATCGGTTGCAAAATAGACTCCGTAGAATTCAAACTTCCGCCCCTTGTCATCTGTAAAATTTTTACAGGCAAACCAGGTTCTTTTAATGACTGCGTTATCCTGATAGGGATAATCGGCCGGCCAGACCATTCCCTCATAATATTTATTGTTCCAGGCCCTTTCCGATCCGTAGGCCGAAAAAAGACTTTGCAGCGAACCAATCCGCACATATCGCTTCTCAGTACCTTCAACCTGAGAATGGGCCACATTCACTTGCCAGAAAAAGAGCAAACCTGCGAGGGCAAGGAGAGCAATGAAAGACCTGTTTATGTGTTTTTCATTTTTCATAAATGTACCACCATTAATTTTTAGAAATCAATTTTAATACCGAATGTAAAATCTCTTGGATTTAAAAAGGTTAATGCTTTAAAATTGGGCATATCGATATAGGATTTATTTTTTCTCCGTTTATCATTTCGGGCCTTAATGGCCGGATCATTATTGGGATTGGGCTCCATCGGATCATAGGCCACACCCTCCGGCCGATAATCTCCGATTTTGTCATTTCCATGTTCCACGCCCGTTTCCCACGAAAAATGCAGCGAAGCCATATAATCCAGATAATCATAATTGTCTGAAAAGGCGGCAGAGCTCATGTATTTTGTATTCAGCAGGTTTGAAACATCCATATAAAGTTGTATATTGTATCTCCGAACGTTGAATATTTTGGAAACCCGCATATTTAGATTATACCAGTTCTTCCAGCGCACATTGTCCAAAACACCCGGCAGACTGTTGGGATTGTAGGTCGCATAGCGTCCCGCCTTCCAGTCCGCCAGAAAATTCAGATTCCATCCACCCAGCGGGTAGAAGTTCATCCAGGATTTCCAAAAATTGTTGGGGGAATGAATATTGATATTTGCGCGGGCATAGGGCCGGGGATGAGGCCTGGACTGATAAGGATTCAGCCGCAAATAGTCGCGTTCCTTGTTTGGATCCTCGTAGTACCGC contains the following coding sequences:
- a CDS encoding fibronectin, encoding MKNEKHINRSFIALLALAGLLFFWQVNVAHSQVEGTEKRYVRIGSLQSLFSAYGSERAWNNKYYEGMVWPADYPYQDNAVIKRTWFACKNFTDDKGRKFEFYGVYFATDYVGESLFPIELKETAKFEPPTVFVDGYNITAPYAGDVDEIDPDQIPDRIITNVVNTSMGLTMTRRILVFSQQYHDNYFIKEYTFTNTGNTDYDDDIELTDSLKGVRISWGVRYSACREGGFASGGSQLWGKHFLPTKRGEDYPQHANDPITEANPIVDWIRCGFGWAGQNSKNTYDNIGGPYLQKDGRLTSPQHVGVAILHVDKSPKDKSDDVNEPTVLGWHAGDTYPRIGSPNSPNYAGLRSLYSMLSGIPYKGLGGTDRFDEDRLKTPLTDPFTVHNDAGGTNIWIAYGPFDLAHGESITIIEAEGVNGINRQLCEKIGRRWKKAHDDPSDNGPFVLPDGKTTTDEDKYKDEWIYTGKDSIMLTFGRALRNYRLHYKIPEPPLPPPLFEVKSGGDRITLKWKASPSEADPGFMGYKIYRAVGKPDTTYSLIHTAQKGEYRFDDLTAQRGFSYYYYIVAYNDGSNNTSGAANPTGELHSNRFYTRTTQPAYLRRQAGHSLKDIRVVPNPFNVRMRDLQFPGEPDKIMFLNIPGHCTIKIYTERGDLIQTIQHEDGSGDEVWNSVTSSRQVVVSGVYIAHFLVTEDYRDPETNQLLYRKGEEAFRKFVIIR